A genomic stretch from Candidatus Eisenbacteria bacterium includes:
- a CDS encoding efflux RND transporter permease subunit produces the protein MLNRLIHFALRRRLVVLFLTGLILAFSSIWIARVPVDIFPDLTAPAVTVITEASGMAPEEVELLVTFPLESSLNGAPGVRRVRSVSAAGISVIWVEFDWGQDVYRARQVVAERVQGAELPEEVDSPELGPISSIMGEITFIALTSRSPAITPMELRRVAETTVRRSLLAIPGISQVVPIGGDVREYQVELDPAALAQRSISLDDVAARLEEVTRNPAAGFHVDQGQEYLVRGLGRARGPEDLASAVVRAGGDFPVTVGALGVVRVGAEPKRGTAGYKASTAVILSVQKQPGANTLEVTREIDRALEGLHRSLPEGVAIEKENFRQADFIHVAIENVTEALRDGAVLVILILFLFLGNVRTTFISALAIPLSLLAGILTISAFGGTINTMSLGGFTIAIGALVDDAIIAVENVFRRLREARAQGADRSVFDVVFAATSEVSHPIFLATIIIILVFLPLFVLPGIEGRLLRPLGFAYVAALAASFLVSLTVTPVLCYLLLPGSKAVERGDPWLLRHLKRRYALDLPGVLSRPRVVYVVSGALLAAAIAILPFLGKSFLPPFNEGSLTVSVVSAPGITLEESDAIGREVERSLLSFPEVVSTSRRTGRAEKDEHVQGVNASEMEVVLRPGRPKELLLAGMRNAVSTVPGAEVSFGQPISHRIDHMVSGSKSNLAVKIFGPDLAVLRELSGRAEQILQGVHGIVDLSNQEQASVPQLLIDFDRVAMARHGLSAASLARTVEALFQGTPVGEIVEGGLVSRVVVRFPERLRASRDQLAAMPVTTPSGAIVRLGDVARVRFDLGPSLVRRENVERIAMLTANVSGADLAGTVEEARRQLDRGLNLPAGYRVSYGGQFEQAVSSVRTLALLSVLILLAMYGLLYAAFRNHRHTLIVLVNLPLALIGGVFAIALGGGTLSVASLVGFITLFGIATRNGVLLVSHYQHLMAEGVPLGEAVRRGSLERLAPVLMTALCAGLALIPLVLAGGKPGNEIQSPMGQVILGGLLTSTFLNMVLVPVLFARWGALRKGDPQLRDPERAAHDMPGPDTIS, from the coding sequence ATGCTGAATCGACTGATTCACTTCGCGCTGAGACGACGGCTCGTGGTCCTCTTCCTGACCGGCCTGATCCTCGCGTTCAGCTCCATCTGGATCGCGCGGGTCCCCGTCGACATCTTCCCGGATCTCACAGCGCCCGCGGTCACCGTGATCACGGAAGCATCGGGGATGGCGCCCGAGGAGGTGGAGCTCCTCGTCACGTTCCCGCTCGAGTCGTCGCTCAACGGAGCGCCCGGAGTGCGGCGGGTTCGCTCGGTCTCGGCCGCGGGGATCTCGGTGATCTGGGTCGAGTTCGACTGGGGTCAGGATGTCTATCGCGCAAGGCAAGTCGTCGCGGAGCGCGTGCAGGGGGCGGAGCTCCCCGAGGAGGTGGATTCACCGGAGCTCGGACCCATCAGCTCCATCATGGGAGAGATCACCTTCATCGCGCTCACCTCCCGCTCTCCAGCGATCACGCCGATGGAGCTCCGGCGCGTGGCCGAGACGACCGTCCGGAGATCGTTGCTCGCGATTCCCGGCATCTCGCAGGTGGTGCCGATCGGCGGGGACGTTCGCGAGTACCAGGTCGAGCTGGACCCCGCGGCGCTCGCGCAGCGGTCGATCAGCCTCGACGACGTGGCAGCGAGGCTCGAGGAGGTGACCCGGAATCCCGCCGCTGGGTTCCACGTCGACCAGGGACAGGAGTATCTGGTGCGCGGACTCGGCCGGGCGCGCGGCCCCGAGGATCTCGCCTCCGCGGTCGTGCGTGCCGGGGGCGACTTCCCGGTCACCGTGGGCGCCCTCGGGGTCGTGCGCGTCGGGGCGGAGCCGAAGCGGGGGACGGCAGGCTACAAGGCGAGCACCGCCGTCATCCTGAGCGTGCAGAAACAGCCAGGCGCCAACACGCTCGAGGTGACCCGCGAGATCGACCGCGCGCTCGAGGGCCTGCATCGGAGCCTTCCTGAAGGTGTGGCCATCGAGAAGGAGAACTTCCGCCAGGCCGACTTCATCCACGTGGCGATCGAGAACGTCACGGAGGCGCTCCGCGACGGGGCGGTGCTCGTCATCCTCATCCTCTTTCTCTTTCTCGGGAATGTCCGCACCACCTTCATCTCCGCGCTCGCGATCCCACTCTCGCTCTTGGCCGGAATCCTGACGATCTCGGCGTTCGGCGGGACGATCAACACGATGTCGCTGGGCGGGTTCACGATCGCGATCGGAGCCCTGGTGGACGACGCCATCATCGCGGTCGAGAACGTGTTTCGCCGGCTCCGCGAGGCGCGCGCGCAAGGAGCGGATCGCTCCGTGTTCGATGTCGTCTTCGCGGCGACGTCCGAGGTGAGCCATCCGATCTTCCTCGCGACGATCATCATCATCCTCGTCTTCCTCCCGCTGTTCGTCCTGCCGGGGATCGAGGGAAGGCTCCTCCGTCCGCTCGGCTTCGCGTACGTGGCGGCGCTCGCGGCCTCGTTCCTGGTCTCCCTCACGGTGACGCCGGTCCTCTGCTATCTGCTGCTCCCCGGATCCAAGGCGGTCGAACGGGGCGATCCGTGGCTCCTGCGCCATCTGAAGCGGCGGTACGCGCTGGATCTACCGGGAGTGCTCTCGCGGCCCCGGGTCGTCTACGTGGTATCGGGCGCGCTCCTGGCCGCCGCCATCGCGATCCTCCCGTTCCTCGGGAAGAGCTTCCTTCCGCCCTTCAACGAGGGATCGCTCACCGTTTCCGTCGTGAGCGCTCCGGGGATCACCCTCGAGGAGAGCGACGCGATCGGACGCGAAGTGGAACGGTCCCTCCTCTCCTTCCCGGAGGTCGTCTCGACGAGCCGCCGCACCGGTAGGGCGGAGAAGGACGAGCACGTGCAGGGTGTGAACGCCTCCGAGATGGAGGTCGTGCTGCGGCCCGGGCGACCCAAGGAGCTGCTCCTGGCCGGGATGAGGAACGCGGTCTCGACCGTGCCCGGCGCGGAGGTGAGCTTCGGCCAGCCGATCAGCCACCGGATCGACCACATGGTCTCCGGGAGCAAGTCGAATCTCGCGGTCAAGATCTTCGGACCGGATCTGGCCGTGCTCCGGGAGCTGTCCGGACGGGCGGAGCAGATCCTCCAGGGCGTGCACGGAATCGTGGACCTGAGCAACCAGGAGCAGGCGAGCGTGCCCCAGCTCCTGATCGACTTCGACCGGGTCGCGATGGCGCGCCACGGCTTGAGCGCCGCGTCCCTCGCGCGGACGGTCGAGGCCCTGTTCCAGGGCACCCCGGTGGGGGAGATCGTCGAGGGAGGCCTCGTGTCGCGGGTCGTCGTGCGATTTCCGGAGCGGCTGCGCGCGAGCCGCGATCAGCTCGCGGCCATGCCGGTGACGACGCCGTCGGGAGCGATCGTGCGGCTCGGCGACGTGGCGCGGGTACGGTTCGACCTTGGCCCCAGCTTGGTGCGGCGGGAGAACGTCGAACGCATCGCGATGCTCACCGCCAACGTGTCCGGAGCCGACCTGGCCGGAACCGTCGAGGAGGCGCGACGGCAGCTCGACCGCGGTCTGAACCTCCCTGCAGGGTATCGCGTCTCCTACGGCGGCCAGTTCGAGCAGGCCGTGTCGAGCGTGCGCACGCTCGCACTCCTCTCCGTCCTCATCCTCCTCGCCATGTACGGACTCCTCTACGCGGCGTTCCGGAACCACCGCCACACCCTGATCGTCCTCGTGAACCTGCCGCTCGCGCTGATCGGCGGTGTCTTTGCGATCGCGCTGGGCGGCGGGACACTGAGCGTGGCCTCGCTGGTCGGATTCATCACGCTCTTCGGGATCGCGACGCGAAACGGCGTCCTGCTCGTGAGCCACTACCAGCATCTCATGGCCGAAGGCGTTCCCCTCGGCGAAGCCGTCCGGCGCGGCTCGCTCGAGCGGCTCGCGCCGGTCCTCATGACGGCCCTATGCGCGGGACTGGCCCTGATTCCGCTGGTCCTGGCCGGGGGCAAGCCCGGGAACGAGATCCAGAGCCCGATGGGACAGGTCATCCTGGGAGGCCTCCTCACGTCCACGTTCCTCAACATGGTCCTGGTCCCGGTGCTCTTCGCGCGGTGGGGCGCGCTGCGGAAGGGAGACCCCCAACTGCGCGACCCCGAGCGCGCGGCACACGACATGCCGGGGCCGGACACGATCTCATGA
- a CDS encoding HlyD family efflux transporter periplasmic adaptor subunit, whose protein sequence is MNRCWIGCAALVLVLLSLGCARRIETEHEEEGITVTSWGDHYEIFAEADPLVVGRVSKSHTHVTTLDSFPPLREGIVTAVLRDERGGEEMFRRDRALRDGIFSVEIKPSRAGVFDLAFRVESAAGTELIPSGRVRVGEGDSAGLLVAPPHYGPRDTPPVPVPEGEPISFLKEQQWRTAFATDWATLGTVAQGVRGPARIRAAAGGEALLTAPLDGVVSVGTRAHVGMDVGRGMTVFQIASRPGSDRSIEAIRSDLEVARARLDRLEELLKVEAVSRAEVEEARASVRTLTAEHRGVSGEGSRVSVRSPISGRIAEVLVVPGQAVSAGMPLGRVVRSKPLWVEVALSPPSAGLLAQGVSGLIVYPPGDETPLELGSNQVRLVSRSPEVSRETGSVLTTLEVTTDLQLRPGATVDAEILLPGRARGVVLPASAVVDDGGVPVVYLQVEGETFVRREVRALATQGNRVVVEGVVPGVRVVTLGGAAIRRAALLRTGPPEGHVH, encoded by the coding sequence ATGAATCGATGCTGGATCGGATGTGCCGCCCTCGTGCTCGTACTCCTTTCCCTCGGATGCGCGCGGAGGATCGAAACGGAGCACGAGGAAGAGGGAATCACCGTGACGTCCTGGGGCGACCACTACGAGATCTTCGCCGAGGCGGACCCGCTCGTGGTCGGCCGGGTCTCGAAGTCGCACACGCACGTCACCACTCTGGACAGCTTTCCCCCGCTCCGGGAAGGCATCGTCACCGCCGTCCTGCGCGACGAGCGAGGAGGTGAGGAGATGTTCCGGCGAGACCGCGCGCTTCGCGACGGCATCTTCTCCGTGGAGATCAAGCCGTCCCGCGCGGGCGTCTTCGACCTCGCGTTCCGCGTCGAGAGCGCCGCGGGAACGGAGTTGATTCCGTCCGGGCGGGTCCGGGTCGGAGAGGGTGATTCGGCAGGGCTTCTGGTCGCCCCGCCGCACTACGGGCCGCGTGACACCCCTCCCGTCCCCGTTCCGGAGGGCGAGCCGATCAGCTTCCTGAAGGAGCAGCAGTGGCGCACCGCCTTCGCCACCGACTGGGCCACCCTCGGAACGGTCGCTCAGGGAGTGCGAGGGCCTGCGCGCATCCGAGCGGCGGCGGGAGGTGAGGCGCTTCTGACGGCGCCCCTCGATGGAGTCGTGTCCGTCGGGACAAGAGCGCACGTGGGCATGGACGTGGGGCGGGGCATGACGGTCTTCCAGATCGCCTCCCGCCCGGGCTCCGACCGGAGCATCGAGGCGATCCGCTCCGATCTCGAGGTGGCGCGCGCGCGACTGGATCGACTCGAGGAGCTCCTGAAAGTCGAGGCGGTGAGCCGGGCGGAGGTCGAGGAGGCGAGGGCCAGCGTGCGCACGCTCACCGCGGAGCACCGCGGGGTGAGCGGCGAGGGATCGCGGGTTTCCGTGCGCTCGCCAATCTCGGGGAGGATCGCGGAGGTCCTGGTGGTGCCGGGGCAGGCCGTCTCCGCCGGCATGCCGCTCGGACGAGTGGTGCGCTCGAAGCCGCTCTGGGTCGAGGTCGCGCTCAGCCCGCCGTCCGCCGGACTCCTCGCCCAGGGCGTGAGCGGCCTCATCGTGTATCCGCCTGGTGACGAGACGCCGCTGGAGCTCGGATCGAACCAGGTGCGGCTGGTCTCGCGTTCGCCGGAAGTCAGCCGCGAGACCGGCTCGGTCTTGACGACGCTCGAGGTCACGACCGACCTCCAACTCCGCCCGGGGGCGACGGTGGATGCGGAGATCCTCCTTCCGGGAAGGGCCCGGGGCGTCGTGCTGCCCGCCTCGGCCGTCGTGGACGACGGAGGCGTCCCGGTCGTCTACCTCCAGGTTGAAGGAGAGACGTTCGTGCGCCGGGAAGTCCGCGCGCTCGCCACGCAGGGAAACCGCGTCGTCGTCGAGGGAGTCGTTCCCGGCGTCCGCGTCGTGACGCTGGGCGGAGCCGCCATCCGGCGCGCCGCCCTGCTGCGCACCGGGCCGCCCGAAGGCCATGTCCACTGA
- a CDS encoding chromate resistance protein ChrB domain-containing protein codes for MKWITREKVQVDRVACPWLIKKFVDAEAEFLFVPADQVMAIAAREEAIPYDVKGVELGHHGKECSFDAIVKKYGLTDDPALMLLARIVNGADTDNSLWNQPESAGLRAVAKGFRGLGFKDDHELNAAEWIVYDALYSYCQQTVQQGEPEAASR; via the coding sequence ATGAAGTGGATCACCCGGGAGAAGGTGCAGGTCGACCGCGTCGCGTGCCCGTGGCTCATCAAGAAGTTCGTCGATGCGGAGGCCGAGTTCCTGTTCGTGCCGGCGGACCAGGTGATGGCCATCGCGGCGCGAGAGGAGGCCATTCCCTACGACGTGAAGGGCGTCGAGCTGGGGCATCACGGCAAGGAGTGCTCCTTCGACGCGATCGTCAAGAAGTACGGCTTGACCGATGATCCCGCCTTGATGCTGCTCGCGAGGATCGTGAACGGAGCCGATACGGACAACTCGCTCTGGAACCAGCCCGAGTCCGCGGGGCTCCGGGCCGTTGCGAAGGGCTTCCGCGGGTTGGGCTTCAAGGACGATCATGAGCTCAACGCCGCCGAGTGGATCGTGTACGACGCGCTCTATTCCTACTGCCAGCAGACCGTGCAACAGGGTGAGCCCGAGGCCGCGAGCCGGTGA
- a CDS encoding chromate resistance protein ChrB domain-containing protein yields the protein MKVGRRLREIGAVPIKNSIYVTPGTPSMRRALSELAEEIQERGGDAVICEAAFVGGLTDGAVEDLVRAARDAEYRDVAEEARRATSGMRGRRAVSEGARRGAARALSRLRDRFEEIVSRDPFEARGREAAMRALTLAQDLVEGVAAAGSKEALPGEAPRGATWVTRTGVMIDRIASAWLIRRFIDPEARFRFVAPRGHKPARGELRFDMANAEFTHEDGRCTFEVLVERFKLRDSALKPIAEIVHDLDLEDERYKRAEAAGVRRLIMGLAMQVQDDDERVEKGRAVFDTLFESFRRGA from the coding sequence GTGAAGGTCGGGCGCCGGTTGCGCGAGATCGGCGCCGTCCCCATCAAGAACTCGATCTACGTGACGCCTGGGACTCCTTCCATGCGGAGAGCCCTCTCCGAGCTTGCGGAGGAGATCCAGGAGCGAGGCGGGGATGCCGTGATCTGCGAGGCGGCGTTTGTCGGTGGTCTCACCGACGGCGCGGTCGAAGACCTCGTTCGGGCGGCACGCGACGCGGAGTACCGGGATGTTGCCGAGGAGGCGCGACGAGCTACTTCCGGCATGCGCGGGCGGCGTGCCGTATCGGAAGGCGCACGTCGCGGAGCGGCGCGCGCTCTCAGCCGCTTGAGGGATCGCTTCGAGGAGATCGTCTCCCGGGATCCCTTCGAAGCGAGGGGGCGCGAGGCGGCCATGAGAGCGCTGACGCTGGCTCAGGACCTGGTCGAAGGAGTCGCGGCGGCCGGCTCGAAGGAAGCGCTACCCGGTGAGGCCCCGCGAGGAGCCACATGGGTGACCCGTACCGGGGTCATGATCGACCGGATCGCGAGCGCCTGGCTGATTCGCCGCTTCATCGATCCGGAAGCCAGGTTCCGGTTCGTGGCGCCCCGAGGTCACAAGCCCGCGCGAGGCGAGCTTCGGTTCGACATGGCGAATGCGGAGTTCACCCATGAGGACGGCCGGTGCACCTTCGAGGTGCTCGTGGAGCGATTCAAGCTCCGCGACTCGGCGCTGAAGCCGATTGCCGAGATCGTGCACGACCTCGATCTCGAGGACGAGCGCTACAAGCGCGCGGAGGCCGCCGGTGTGAGGCGCCTCATCATGGGTCTGGCCATGCAGGTGCAAGACGACGACGAGCGCGTGGAGAAGGGAAGGGCCGTGTTCGACACTCTCTTCGAGTCGTTTCGGAGAGGCGCATGA